The Macaca nemestrina isolate mMacNem1 chromosome 12, mMacNem.hap1, whole genome shotgun sequence genome contains a region encoding:
- the LOC105496503 gene encoding plasma protease C1 inhibitor, with protein MASRLTLLTLLLLLLAGDRASSNPNATSSSSWDPESLQEGSEGKIAVANNSKMLFIESILEATSLPATNSTTNSSTKITANTTDEPTTQPTTQPTAQPTTQPTAQPTIQPIQPTTQLPTDYPTQPTTGPFCPGPVTLCSDLDSHSTEAMLGDALVDFSLKLYHAFSAMKKAETNMAFSPFSIASLLTQVLLGAGENTKTNLENVLSYPKDFACVHQALKGFTTKGFTSVSQIFHSPDLAIRDTFVNASRTLYRSSPRVLSNDSDANLELINTWVAKNTNNKIGRLLDSLPSDTRLVLLNAIYLSAKWKTTFDPKKTRMDTFHFKNSVIKVPMMNSKKYPVAHFIDQTLKAKVGQLQLSHNLSLVILVPQNLKHRLEDIEQALSPSVFKAIMKKLEMSKFQPTLLVLPRIKVTTNQDMLSIMEKLEFFDFSYDLNLCGLTEDPDLQVSAMQHQAVLELTETGVEAAAASAISVARALLIFEVQQPFLFLLWDQQHKFPVFMGRVYDPRA; from the exons ATGGCCTCCAGGCTGACCCTGCTgaccctcctgctgctgctgctggctggg GATAGAGCCTCCTCAAATCCAAATGCTACCAGCTCCAGCTCCTGGGATCCAGAGAGTTTGCAAGAGGGAAGCGAAGGGAAGATCGCAGTGGCAAATAACTCCAAGATGCTATTCATTGAATCCATCCTGGAGGCTACCAGCTTGCCAGCAACCAACTCAACAACCAATTCATCCACCAAAATAACAGCTAATACCACTGATGAACCCACCACCCAACCCACCACCCAACCCACCGCCCAACCCACCACCCAACCCACCGCCCAACCCACCATCCAGCCCATCCAACCAACTACCCAGCTCCCCACAGATTATCCTACTCAGCCCACTACTGGTCCCTTCTGCCCAGGACCTGTTACTCTCTGCTCTGACTTGGACAGTCATTCAACAGAGGCCATGTTGGGGGACGCTTTGGTAGATTTCTCCCTGAAGCTCTACCACGCCTTCTCAGCAATGAAGAAGGCAGAGACCAACATGGCCTTTTCCCCATTCAGCATTGCCAGCCTCCTCACCCAGGTCCTGCTCG GAGCTGGGGAGAACACCAAAACAAACCTGGAAAACGTCCTCTCCTACCCCAAGGACTTCGCCTGTGTCCACCAGGCTCTGAAGGGCTTCACGACCAAAGGTTTCACCTCAGTCTCTCAGATCTTCCACAGCCCAG ACCTGGCCATAAGGGACACCTTTGTGAATGCCTCTCGGACCCTGTACCGCAGCAGTCCCAGAGTCCTGAGCAACGACAGTGACGCCAACCTGGAGCTCATCAACACCTGGGTGGCCAAGAACACCAACAACAAGATCGGCCGGCTGCTAGACAGCCTGCCCTCCGATACCCGCCTTGTCCTTCTCAATGCCATCTACCTGAGTG CCAAGTGGAAGACAACATTCGATCCCAAAAAAACCAGAATGGACACTTTTCACTTCAAAAACTCGGTTATAAAAGTGCCCATGATGAATAGCAAGAAGTACCCTGTGGCCCATTTCATTGACCAAACTTTGAAGGCCAAG GTGGGGCAACTGCAGCTCTCCCATAATCTGAGTTTGGTGATCCTGGTACCCCAGAACCTGAAACATCGTCTTGAAGACATAGAACAGGCTCTCAGCCCTTCTGTTTTCAAGGCCATCATGAAGAAGCTGGAGATGTCCAAGTTCCAGCCCACTCTCCTAGTACTGCCCCGCATCAAAGTGACGACCAACCAGGATATGCTGTCAATCATGGAGAAACTGG AATTCTTCGACTTTTCTTATGACCTCAACCTGTGTGGGCTGACAGAGGACCCAGATCTTCAGGTTTCTGCGATGCAGCACCAGGCAGTGCTGGAACTGACAGAGACTGGGGTGGAGGCGGCTGCAGCCTCTGCCATCTCTGTGGCCCGCGCCCTGCTCATCTTTGAAGTGCAGCAGCCCTTCCTGTTCCTCCTCTGGGACCAGCAGCACAAGTTCCCTGTCTTCATGGGGCGAGTATATGACCCCAGGGCTTGA